A section of the Geminocystis sp. M7585_C2015_104 genome encodes:
- a CDS encoding pentapeptide repeat-containing protein, whose protein sequence is MSEMESLRKEALSLNTLPQEIISKPQTPKEIVCQLLQKNPNLIVGVGDEVIEEILTHCDCLPQEIFPVLFKYKPVLILKAERVRIWNNLKRRKRRLKINLSGVLLEYKNLAGVDLRDVNLTDAVLRGVSLKKADLRGANLTDADLTGASLAGVKLTNARYSYKTQWPADFNYTTCGAIGPYACLRGVNLRGRDLTTVDLWRADLTGACLIGADLSYANLSEAILTGAILDGASLQGANLRYANCERASFKGANLQQADLEHCNLKNADFSQADLSKIRARDSDWRGGCLRNANLEEADLTNARLQGAHIINTCFWDADLWDADFKDAILRGVSFRGAKLEYADFTGAYCYDTSFEDATLRHTLLPDDF, encoded by the coding sequence ATGAGTGAAATGGAGTCTCTGAGAAAGGAAGCATTGTCGTTGAACACACTACCCCAGGAAATTATATCCAAACCCCAGACGCCAAAGGAGATTGTTTGCCAACTGCTTCAAAAAAACCCCAATCTGATTGTCGGTGTTGGGGATGAAGTCATAGAAGAAATATTAACCCATTGTGATTGTCTCCCCCAAGAGATTTTCCCTGTACTATTCAAGTATAAACCGGTCTTGATATTAAAGGCCGAGAGGGTGAGGATATGGAATAATCTAAAGAGGAGGAAAAGAAGACTGAAAATAAATCTTTCTGGTGTCTTGTTGGAGTATAAAAATCTGGCTGGTGTCGACTTGAGGGATGTCAACCTGACAGATGCGGTTTTGCGGGGTGTTAGTCTCAAAAAGGCAGATTTAAGAGGCGCCAATCTTACTGATGCAGATTTAACTGGTGCTTCCCTTGCTGGAGTTAAACTGACTAATGCCCGTTACTCTTATAAGACACAATGGCCGGCCGATTTTAATTATACAACATGTGGTGCCATAGGACCCTATGCCTGTCTGAGGGGGGTAAACCTCAGGGGAAGGGATTTGACAACAGTAGACTTGTGGAGGGCGGATTTAACTGGTGCTTGCCTCATTGGTGCTGATTTAAGTTATGCTAATCTGAGCGAGGCTATCCTCACTGGTGCTATCCTTGACGGAGCCTCTTTACAGGGGGCCAATTTACGCTATGCTAATTGTGAGCGTGCCAGTTTTAAGGGGGCTAATTTACAACAAGCCGACTTAGAGCATTGTAACCTAAAAAATGCCGATTTTAGTCAGGCCGACCTGTCAAAAATTCGTGCTAGGGATAGTGATTGGCGGGGTGGTTGTCTGCGAAATGCCAATTTGGAAGAGGCAGATTTGACCAATGCTAGATTACAGGGAGCACATATAATAAATACTTGTTTTTGGGATGCGGATTTGTGGGATGCCGACTTCAAGGATGCAATTTTGCGGGGTGTTTCCTTCCGTGGGGCTAAACTAGAATATGCTGATTTTACAGGTGCTTATTGTTATGACACCAGTTTTGAGGATGCCACTTTAAGACATACTCTTCTCCCCGACGACTTTTAG
- a CDS encoding FAD-binding oxidoreductase, with the protein MSFKNIKLPEETEKALSIADCLWEEFRRDNSQPKQVVNTGDILPEDNDYDVIICGGNLGIFLATALQMRGHRVAVLEKGILQGREQEWNISRKELNTLLNLDILPESSLQEAIFTEYNPARIGFYRGYQLWVRDVLNIGVSPRILIAKTQERFRQLGGVVVENSSFEDAIIGKKGVRVKTNGQTLTCRLLIDCMGHFSPIVKQVRKNQKPGGVCLVVGSCGKGFRENDTGDLIYTFTPIINQYQYFWEAFPAKDGRTTYLFTYTDAKPERISLRELMGEYLRLLPEYQNVALEEIEFKRFLFGFFPAYYQSPLQMPWDRIIAVGDSSGMQSPVSFGGFAAMLRHLPRLTAAIDEALQGDYLSRQDLALIQPYQPNLSVTWLFQKTMMVADNKQVSGNEINQLMSAVFQVMDNMGEEVLKPFLQDVIQFAGLTKTLPQVDIRLVLPLLPDFPTLLDWLKHYLNLGIYTGLYPLALSLKPLTTYLPPHARYYWQRYLDMWQYGSGMA; encoded by the coding sequence ATGTCATTTAAAAATATAAAACTCCCCGAAGAAACAGAAAAAGCACTATCTATCGCAGATTGCCTTTGGGAGGAATTTAGGAGGGACAATTCTCAACCAAAACAAGTAGTTAATACCGGAGATATTCTCCCAGAAGATAACGATTATGATGTAATCATTTGTGGGGGTAATTTGGGCATTTTTCTGGCTACTGCTTTGCAGATGAGAGGGCATAGGGTGGCGGTTTTAGAGAAGGGTATATTACAAGGGAGGGAACAAGAATGGAACATTTCTAGAAAAGAGTTAAACACTCTGTTAAATTTGGATATTCTCCCCGAAAGCTCTTTACAAGAGGCAATTTTCACCGAGTATAATCCGGCGAGAATCGGCTTTTATAGGGGTTACCAACTGTGGGTAAGAGATGTTTTAAACATAGGAGTAAGCCCAAGAATATTAATAGCAAAGACTCAGGAAAGATTTAGGCAATTGGGGGGAGTTGTTGTGGAAAATAGCAGCTTTGAAGATGCCATAATCGGGAAAAAGGGAGTGAGAGTAAAAACCAATGGCCAAACCCTCACCTGTAGACTGTTAATTGACTGTATGGGACATTTCTCCCCTATAGTAAAACAAGTGAGGAAAAATCAAAAACCAGGGGGAGTATGTCTGGTAGTAGGCAGTTGTGGAAAGGGGTTTAGGGAAAATGATACTGGCGACTTGATTTATACCTTCACGCCGATTATTAACCAATACCAGTATTTTTGGGAGGCGTTTCCGGCAAAGGATGGACGTACTACATACTTATTTACCTACACCGATGCCAAACCGGAAAGAATAAGTCTCAGAGAGTTAATGGGGGAGTATCTTCGTCTATTGCCGGAGTATCAGAATGTCGCCTTAGAGGAAATTGAATTTAAAAGATTTTTGTTTGGTTTCTTCCCTGCCTACTACCAAAGTCCTTTACAAATGCCATGGGATAGGATAATAGCAGTGGGGGATAGTAGTGGCATGCAGTCGCCGGTGAGTTTTGGGGGTTTTGCCGCCATGTTGCGTCATCTTCCCCGTCTAACTGCTGCCATTGATGAGGCTTTGCAAGGGGATTATCTTTCTCGCCAGGATTTAGCCTTAATCCAACCTTATCAACCCAACCTTTCTGTGACTTGGCTATTTCAAAAAACCATGATGGTAGCCGACAACAAACAAGTTTCTGGCAATGAAATCAACCAGTTAATGAGTGCAGTATTTCAGGTAATGGATAACATGGGAGAAGAGGTATTAAAACCCTTTTTACAAGATGTGATACAGTTTGCCGGTTTAACCAAAACCTTGCCCCAGGTAGATATTCGTCTCGTTTTGCCTCTACTGCCGGATTTTCCTACACTGTTAGACTGGCTAAAACATTACCTTAACTTGGGCATTTATACCGGCTTGTATCCCCTTGCTTTATCCCTAAAACCTTTGACAACATACCTACCTCCCCACGCCAGATATTACTGGCAGCGTTATCTAGACATGTGGCAGTATGGCTCAGGTATGGCTTGA
- a CDS encoding DUF3084 domain-containing protein, translated as MTSAYILIIAILVLGGLIAALGDRIGTKVGKARLTIFNLRPRQTATLVTIVTGVCISATTLLLLFGLSGSLRQGVFELDEILKKRRQISKELDRVIREKNRVESQLLEAEKKQEKVSRQLASKEKEVNLALNAISQYRNTSKKLKREIDSILKDKQRLIGEQEKLKKQKEELEILIDRQNNELKKKESRVLFQQAKIEEKERALRQQEYKLKRLSKELKQLENIRGRLELEIREKDAKIASIDKIINENEKLLAVKEKELENLEKELAFYRKEVEILEQYYQTYQELRERPIAILKGQVLNITMVDTRENSDLTTLIDVILNEANRGVMRMLGYGNGNQPPRERYVTITRAQVEQIKEQIATPGQYLIRIISAGNYVVGEEKIRVFADVTPNVLVYKQNQPIASISIEEKDLKNGELQEKLDFLISVSQFRARREGILGEIIVGDGSIVSLVDFIQKVRSSPQPIEEIRTMAAKNTYASGPLQINLVAFAGGQEIIRM; from the coding sequence ATGACTAGCGCTTATATTCTAATCATTGCCATTTTAGTACTGGGAGGATTAATTGCCGCTTTAGGGGATAGAATTGGCACAAAAGTGGGGAAGGCCAGACTCACCATTTTTAATCTTCGCCCCAGACAAACTGCCACTTTAGTCACTATTGTTACTGGTGTTTGTATTTCTGCCACCACCCTTTTACTATTATTTGGACTTAGTGGCTCTCTTCGTCAGGGGGTTTTTGAACTGGATGAAATTCTCAAGAAGCGGCGGCAAATTTCTAAAGAGTTGGACAGGGTTATCCGGGAAAAAAATAGAGTGGAATCCCAGCTGTTGGAAGCCGAAAAAAAACAGGAAAAAGTCTCCCGACAGTTAGCCTCAAAAGAGAAGGAGGTAAATTTAGCTTTAAATGCCATCAGCCAATACAGGAATACTAGTAAAAAACTCAAGAGAGAGATTGACAGTATTCTCAAAGACAAACAGCGTCTTATTGGTGAGCAAGAGAAGCTAAAAAAACAAAAAGAGGAACTGGAGATATTAATTGATAGACAAAACAATGAGCTGAAAAAGAAGGAGAGCAGGGTGCTATTCCAACAGGCGAAAATAGAGGAGAAGGAGAGAGCACTAAGACAACAAGAGTACAAACTAAAACGGCTATCGAAGGAATTAAAGCAACTGGAAAATATTAGGGGGAGACTGGAGTTAGAAATCAGGGAAAAAGATGCTAAAATAGCGAGTATAGATAAAATAATTAACGAGAATGAGAAGCTTTTAGCTGTCAAGGAAAAAGAACTAGAGAATCTAGAAAAGGAACTAGCCTTTTACAGAAAAGAGGTGGAAATTTTGGAACAGTACTATCAAACCTATCAAGAATTGAGGGAAAGGCCAATAGCAATCCTTAAGGGGCAAGTGTTGAATATTACCATGGTAGACACAAGGGAAAACAGTGATCTGACAACTCTAATAGATGTGATTCTGAACGAGGCAAATAGAGGGGTGATGAGAATGCTAGGCTATGGCAATGGCAATCAGCCTCCCAGGGAAAGATATGTGACAATTACCAGGGCACAGGTGGAACAAATAAAAGAGCAAATAGCGACACCAGGACAATATTTGATTAGGATAATATCGGCGGGAAATTATGTGGTGGGGGAAGAAAAAATTAGAGTTTTCGCCGACGTCACCCCCAATGTACTAGTGTACAAACAAAATCAGCCCATTGCCTCTATTAGCATTGAAGAAAAAGACTTAAAAAACGGGGAGTTGCAGGAGAAATTAGATTTTTTGATTTCCGTCAGTCAATTCAGGGCCAGAAGAGAGGGGATTTTAGGGGAAATAATAGTGGGGGATGGCTCTATTGTATCCTTAGTCGATTTTATCCAAAAAGTGCGCTCATCCCCACAACCCATAGAAGAAATTAGGACTATGGCCGCCAAAAATACCTACGCTTCGGGCCCTTTACAAATTAACCTGGTGGCCTTTGCTGGTGGTCAAGAGATAATACGAATGTAG
- the pcrA gene encoding DNA helicase PcrA, which produces MESELGFLGHLNPSQKKAVEHFCGPLLVVAGAGSGKTRALTYRIANLILKHKVEPEKILAVTFTNKAAREMKERIERIFAEKIAQEKYGNRWELLGELEQKTILSRVYNRLTKDLWIGTFHSICARILRLDINEYKDERGRVWNKNFTILDEEDSQKLLNQIVTKKLNLDEKKFDPRTVRYQISKAKNLGLSPREYLKEYPEYKGRVIAEVYENYQDELAKNNALDFDDLILVTVKLFQQNESILGYWHQQFRHILVDEYQDTNRIQYELIRLLVTNNESNKNNWNWENRSLFVVGDADQSIYSFRMADFKILLSFQEDFGDNLPDDETKTMIKLEENYRSRENILQAANVLIEHNKQRIDKVLKPTRGAGEDIYLYEAENEKDEAIFVSRQIQQLVRENEELNWGDFAILYRINSQSRAFEEELIKRNIPYQVVGGLKFYERMEIKDALAYLKVIVNPADSISLLRIINKPKRGIGDTTIDNLLTASRELGIPLWEIITDTTTVNNIAGRAAKSILAFTQLITSCQEMLADGVPAVEILHYVLTESGYYRDLQEKNTDEAENRLQNLQELAAAMSQFAAENEDSSLQAFLNNASLAGDLDKPQDGKAVSLMTLHAAKGLEFPIVFLVGLEQGLFPHHRSLKDPLSLEEERRLCYVGITRAKEQLFLSYARQRNSWGSVDNCMPSQFLDELPPDLIIKDIPNILRYTPPTVTSPKKTEFPITWQKGDRVFHPTLGEGIVTHLLDLGNKNTLVVQFPSGRKIINPNHSKLEKIPSGGIVGDRI; this is translated from the coding sequence ATGGAATCTGAGCTGGGTTTCCTGGGACATCTTAATCCATCCCAAAAAAAGGCAGTAGAACATTTTTGTGGACCATTGCTAGTAGTAGCAGGAGCCGGCTCTGGCAAAACTAGAGCCCTTACCTATAGGATAGCCAATCTCATTTTAAAACATAAGGTTGAACCAGAAAAAATTCTGGCTGTCACTTTTACTAATAAGGCAGCCAGGGAAATGAAGGAGAGAATCGAGAGGATTTTTGCTGAAAAAATAGCCCAAGAAAAATATGGCAATAGGTGGGAGCTTTTGGGGGAATTAGAACAAAAAACTATCCTGTCTCGAGTATACAACCGGCTAACTAAAGATTTGTGGATTGGCACCTTCCATAGTATTTGTGCAAGGATACTACGGCTTGATATAAACGAGTACAAGGACGAAAGGGGCAGGGTTTGGAATAAAAACTTCACTATCCTCGACGAGGAAGATTCCCAAAAACTACTAAACCAAATTGTTACTAAAAAACTAAATCTGGATGAAAAAAAATTTGATCCACGTACTGTCCGTTATCAGATAAGCAAAGCTAAAAACCTAGGGTTATCTCCAAGAGAGTACCTGAAAGAATATCCAGAATACAAGGGAAGGGTAATAGCAGAGGTATATGAAAATTATCAGGATGAGTTGGCTAAAAATAATGCCCTGGATTTCGACGACCTAATTCTAGTAACTGTAAAACTATTTCAGCAAAATGAGTCCATTTTAGGCTATTGGCATCAACAATTTAGACACATACTAGTAGACGAATATCAGGATACTAACAGAATTCAGTATGAGTTAATTAGGCTTCTGGTTACCAATAACGAGTCCAATAAAAACAACTGGAATTGGGAAAATCGCTCACTATTCGTGGTAGGAGATGCAGATCAGTCTATCTATTCCTTCCGCATGGCAGACTTTAAAATACTGCTTTCATTCCAAGAAGACTTTGGGGATAATCTCCCAGATGATGAAACAAAAACAATGATAAAATTGGAGGAAAATTACCGCTCCAGAGAAAATATACTCCAGGCGGCAAACGTGTTAATTGAACACAACAAACAGCGAATAGACAAAGTGTTAAAACCCACCAGAGGCGCGGGAGAAGACATCTATCTTTATGAGGCAGAAAACGAGAAGGATGAGGCAATATTCGTCTCCAGACAGATTCAACAACTGGTAAGAGAAAATGAAGAGTTGAATTGGGGAGACTTTGCTATTCTCTACAGAATAAACTCCCAGAGTAGAGCCTTTGAAGAGGAGTTAATAAAAAGAAATATACCCTACCAGGTTGTGGGGGGATTAAAATTCTACGAGAGAATGGAAATCAAGGATGCATTAGCCTATCTAAAAGTAATTGTCAACCCGGCAGATAGTATTAGTCTTCTGCGGATAATCAACAAACCAAAAAGAGGAATTGGTGACACCACTATCGATAACCTCCTAACAGCATCCAGGGAGTTGGGTATCCCCCTTTGGGAAATCATCACTGACACTACTACGGTTAACAATATAGCCGGCAGAGCAGCCAAAAGCATATTGGCCTTCACCCAATTGATCACCTCCTGTCAGGAAATGTTGGCAGATGGCGTGCCGGCAGTGGAAATACTACACTATGTCCTAACAGAATCCGGTTACTATCGGGATTTACAAGAAAAAAACACCGATGAGGCAGAAAACCGACTACAAAACCTACAAGAATTGGCAGCGGCTATGTCACAATTTGCCGCAGAGAATGAAGATTCCAGTCTACAAGCCTTCTTGAATAACGCCTCTTTAGCCGGCGATTTAGATAAACCACAAGACGGCAAGGCAGTATCCCTGATGACTCTCCATGCCGCCAAAGGGCTCGAATTCCCCATCGTCTTTTTGGTAGGATTAGAACAGGGATTATTCCCCCATCATCGTAGTTTAAAAGATCCCCTTTCCCTAGAAGAAGAAAGAAGACTGTGCTACGTAGGTATTACAAGAGCCAAAGAACAGTTGTTTTTAAGCTATGCTAGACAGAGAAATTCCTGGGGTAGCGTCGACAACTGTATGCCTTCCCAATTTTTAGATGAGTTACCGCCGGATTTGATAATCAAAGACATACCCAATATTCTCCGATACACCCCCCCCACTGTGACATCCCCAAAGAAAACGGAATTTCCCATCACTTGGCAAAAGGGAGATAGGGTTTTCCATCCCACCCTCGGCGAGGGGATTGTAACACATTTGTTAGATCTGGGAAATAAGAATACCCTGGTAGTACAGTTTCCCTCCGGCAGGAAAATTATCAACCCCAATCACAGCAAGTTAGAAAAAATACCCTCCGGGGGGATTGTGGGGGATAGGATTTAG
- the fabI gene encoding enoyl-ACP reductase FabI: protein MLDLTGKNALITGIANNKSIAWGIAQQLHKAGANIGVTYLPDEKGRLEKKVGELVQPLNPSLFLPCNVQDDAQIDATFAAVREKWGHIDILIHSLAFAHKEDLSGDFSKVSRTGFQVALDVSTYSLIRLAQAAKPLFRPGGSIVTLTYLGGVRVIPNYNIMGVAKAALEMSVRYLAAEFGPQNVRVNAISAGPIRTLASSAVGGILDMIHHVEKVAPLRRTVTQIEVGNAAAFLCSDLASGITGQIIYVDAGYEIMGMTPPSS from the coding sequence ATGTTGGACCTCACTGGAAAAAATGCCCTAATCACCGGTATAGCTAACAACAAATCCATTGCCTGGGGGATAGCACAACAGCTACACAAAGCAGGTGCTAACATAGGTGTCACCTACTTGCCTGATGAGAAAGGACGTTTGGAAAAGAAGGTGGGAGAATTAGTGCAACCTCTCAATCCCAGTCTTTTTCTACCCTGCAACGTCCAAGACGACGCCCAGATAGATGCCACCTTCGCCGCCGTTAGGGAAAAATGGGGTCATATAGATATTTTAATTCACTCCCTGGCCTTTGCCCACAAGGAAGACCTATCAGGGGATTTTAGCAAAGTTTCCCGCACTGGTTTCCAAGTAGCCCTAGATGTAAGCACCTATTCTCTCATTCGTCTGGCACAAGCCGCTAAACCCCTTTTCCGTCCAGGTGGCAGTATTGTTACCCTCACCTATCTAGGCGGTGTTAGAGTTATCCCCAACTATAATATCATGGGAGTGGCCAAGGCGGCCCTGGAAATGAGTGTGCGTTATCTGGCAGCCGAATTTGGGCCACAAAACGTCAGAGTTAATGCCATTTCCGCCGGCCCTATTCGCACCCTTGCCTCCTCCGCCGTTGGTGGCATACTAGACATGATCCACCATGTAGAAAAAGTCGCACCCCTTCGTCGCACCGTTACTCAAATTGAAGTCGGTAATGCTGCCGCTTTCTTGTGTAGTGACCTGGCTAGTGGTATCACCGGACAGATTATCTACGTGGATGCCGGTTATGAGATTATGGGTATGACACCCCCCTCGTCTTAA
- the ntcA gene encoding global nitrogen regulator NtcA gives MQSAFSSEKSLASVFRQIGAPHNTPVVEKYERGKTIFFPGDPAERVYFLLKGAVKLSRLYEAGEEITVALLRENSIFGVLSLVTGQKSDRFYHAVAFTPVELLSVPVEQFQRALAENPELSRLMLQGLSSRILQTEMMIETLAHRDMASRLVSFLLILCRDFGVPGPDGVTIDLKLSHQAIAEAIGSTRVTVTRLLGELRQQNLISINKKKITVHDPVSLSQQFA, from the coding sequence ATGCAATCTGCGTTTTCCTCTGAAAAATCTTTGGCTTCAGTTTTTCGTCAAATTGGTGCACCTCATAATACTCCCGTAGTGGAAAAGTATGAGAGGGGAAAAACGATTTTCTTCCCGGGTGATCCAGCGGAAAGGGTATACTTTTTACTCAAGGGCGCGGTAAAACTGTCTCGCCTTTACGAGGCTGGTGAGGAGATTACCGTTGCCTTGTTGCGGGAGAACAGTATTTTTGGGGTATTATCTCTTGTTACAGGTCAAAAATCAGATCGTTTTTATCACGCGGTGGCCTTTACGCCGGTAGAATTGTTGTCAGTGCCGGTGGAGCAATTTCAACGGGCTTTGGCTGAAAATCCGGAGTTATCCCGTTTGATGTTACAAGGCCTTTCGTCTAGAATACTACAAACGGAAATGATGATAGAAACCCTGGCCCACCGCGACATGGCGTCTAGGCTGGTGAGTTTTCTGTTGATTCTCTGTAGGGATTTTGGTGTTCCGGGTCCTGATGGTGTTACAATCGATCTTAAGTTATCCCATCAGGCTATTGCTGAGGCCATTGGTTCTACTCGCGTTACTGTTACCCGTTTATTGGGGGAGTTAAGACAACAGAATCTAATTTCCATTAACAAGAAGAAAATTACAGTACATGATCCTGTTTCTTTGAGCCAACAATTTGCCTAG